GAGAGCACAAACCTTATAGATGTTTTAtggggtggggaaaaaaccatACTAGAAACCATTTAACTTGTTCCATTTTGgctgctgttttatttcttgttgttttcttACAATCACTGTGCTCAAATATAAAAATTCCTAGCCAAAGTCAAAGTTAGTTTTAGAAGTGATCCCATCTGCATTGATACATGCTAAACATCACTAAATTcagtttctgaaaacaaactgGTAAGACTCCCTACAGGTTGCTTTGCCTAAGATacagaaaaatcttcctttgcAACTTGTACAAACATACCTGTTTGACAGAAAATAGTTAACACCTGAGTGTTTCCATGCttagttttcattaattttaaataactttttcccCTGGACCCTTAACAATTGGTTCATGCTAAGCTGCACCATTGTGATCCTTTTCAGCTGTACTGGGCATCCTCATGAATCACAGgaacacagaaataataataaatggaaaGTTGCCATGAGGATAATATATTGGTGACAGAACTGGAAAGCTCCAGGCACCTTTATTTCCAGAGCTCTGGAACAGATGCAGTGCATTGCAGATTGGCTATTATTAAGGCACGTGGTGAAAATAACAGTTTATCATCTCCGGCAATTCATCTCTCCGAGTCAAACATTCTGTGCCAGTAGTAGACAAAGGCTGGCGAGTTGCTGGCCCCTATCACTATTAGCAGCAGTAGGTACAGCATCATCATTACGGCAAAACGGTGGGTGTAAAACCAGGAAGATTGACTAGAAGgcctgaaaagggaaaaatacatgaATTCTGTCAGAGATGCACAAATACCTTGGCAAACAGTGTCttaggttttgttattttaaattgttaAGCTAATGCAATAAAACCAGACAGTTGTCCCACAATTTCTGTAACTAACAAAGCCTGATTCCCCACCCCTTTTTGCTAAGTCTCCATGTACAATCCAGTCCTTTCTCCCCATGCTCGTATCTTTCTCTGTGGTTTGGAGCTGTAACTGTCTAGCCTGTACACCCATGTTGACTAGCTGGGTGAATGCTGCCACTTAGGACAGATAACGGCAGGGTTAAAACTGCTCTAGTTTTAAGAGCTGCAGTCATCAGTTTTACCCTTTGTTTCCTGCCACAAACAGATTATTAGAGCTCTCAAAGATACTAAGTGCTTACATGTCTggtgaaaaaaacatatttagcTGAGACTGGGAGTCTCAAAGACTGAGACAGAGACAACATGATGGTGTAAGCCTTACTTCCACAGGAAATAGGCTAAAACCAAATTCTGGCAGTGCAGCATAtctttcttgcttgttttctgttgtttttcaatcATGAGATGTGTTTATCTGGCTGTTATAGCACGCTCATCAATCTAGATAGCTGAACTCTTACCTCCTATGCTGTTTCTGTGAATATACTAGTAAGTATTTAACTCGTAAAAGCTGATTATTTGTGACAACGAAGTATTTCTGTGGTACATCACCCCCTTCGCTGTTTTTCactcttgctctttttctgtctatTTCTTTTGAATCTGAATggcaagagaaaagaagaggTCTTTGGGGGAacggaaaagcaaaaaaagatgcacttcaagtaactgtaaaaaagcaaacaaccaacaccccccgccacccccccctccacccccaagaGTGGGAATGAGATAACCAAAGACCTACTCTTGGTATTCCCCTGAATCCCTGAGCATCCAAGAATAGACTGAAAAGTTTGCTTGAGGCTATACCGCTCCCAGTCATCCTTGGTATGGATGGCATTATGGCCCAGACCAGGATGATAAGGAGGCGGGTCTCCCATGCAGTGCTTGAGGACCTGCTAATattaacagggaaagaaaaacaacattgaAGGACTGATTGAGCCCTGTAAGCAGGAAGCAATCAAAGGAGAAGGACAATCTGAGCAGAGGCTTCCTAGACATCTAATAAAGCTAGTTACTGATATATTTGTGATGCTTCTGTTCCACCATCACAGGTGACATGATCAGGCATTATGGAACATGATTTTATCATGCTACTGAAACTAGGTGATGCCACCAAAATATTTTCTACCCCTTAAATATACTATTTTAAGAGAAGCTTCACAGACAACAAGGCTGTTGTGCATTTGCTGAGGGGTCAATCAGAAAATGAGCCTGTAGCCAGTTTCTGCTGAAGCATATCCACGCTCCATATACTGCACTGTTTATATGACAGCATATACGCACAGAGCTGAAATATGAGAAGTGCTAAGAAAGAGGTGAACTACACATAGTTATTACCGCAATAGACTCACCTTTCTTTTTCACCTGACATTTTACATCTGGGTGGTCAATGATCTCGCAAACAGCTACGCAGCTAAGGATAGAGCCCAACGCACTTCGTTGCCAACCAAGACCATGCGGGCTATAAAGGAGAGCCAGACTCAGGTCACTGGTAAGATAGGTACCTTCACCAAACAGGGACGTCTGAAACGGAGCAGAAATATATCCTAAAATCCTGTAGATGCAAACTATAAAAAACATACAAAGTGTTCATTACTTTCAGACTGGCAGTTCTCTTTCTGAAGGTAAATTAAGAAAGGCTTTTCTGACCTGTGTTGGGCCTGGTCCATGCACTGTTTTTGTCCTGGCACAACTTCCTCGGGGTGGGGCAGCTGCcctctcccatccctcaaatTAACTGCTTGGCACAGCCCTTGGTGTGGACAGATTCATGCCTTCCCGGATTTGGATTTAGTTTGCCAGCATAAGTATTTTATATCAACATGACTGTACTGCTGTTAGAGGCATTTCACTGATTTATTGAGACTGCCATCATTCAAATAATCCAACCTCCACAAACAAGGCAATGCTTTACTTGCACTTAAATCCACGCTTTACTAGAAAAGACGGAATTACTTCTCAGTTGTGAATTCCTTTCAAATATTGAGTGTTTTAATAACTTTGAATCACAGGATTTGCCACACTGGCTAAAATTATTAATCCAGTAAGTCCAATGTACCTGATAAGCCATTAGTTATAAGGAACATGGGGGAAAAACATAGTCCAGATTGACTGGAAGGTTAAGCAGCTGCTGCGTAAAGCTGCGTTACGAATGACACAAAAAGCCAGGAGTCCCAACTGCCTTTCCGTGCAAATCAGAAGAGATGCAAATCCTATGGGATGTCTCCCTTAACCAGGCCATTTAAAGAAGGCTCCATTTGCAAATAGCACCTAAAACTTAGTTGATCTAAACTTGAGGCCAGGCAGAAAGAGAGACTCCCTACATTGTCTGGGCCACTATCCTCCTCTACGCACAGGCACTTTCCAGCTGCAGGCTGTCAGATAGGCCAGTCAGAGGTGTTACACTTCCTTACAAAGAAGCAAAGGATAGCCATAATTCATCACACCAGAGAAAAGGGGTTTGTGCCGTTTCCAGTTTTTACCttcaggctgcactagaaaatcCAACACAACCAACCACAAAGGCCTACAGTGAAGTGAAAACAGCAATATAAGATCATCAGCACATTTCATATCCCTAAAGGAATTTGggcctatttttaaaaagtgtcacTAGCTGCAAGTGACCAACAGAAGATGGTGCCAACACCAGGAGCCTCACCCTGTTCAAATGGCAGTGCAGGCCGTTGTGCAGTATGGAATGGAAGTTCTCGAGGCGGCTCCCGTGGAAGGCATAGATGAGGTCCCGCTCTCCCTTGGTCTCAGCAAACTTGGTATTCATTTGATCGCAATACACGATCTCAAAGAGGTAGTCCGGAGCAGGAACCACAGCCCCAGACATGCCTGTGAGTTCTTGGATCTTCTCGTACTTAAAAAACAGGAAGGAATATGAGTGTTGGTATATGTGCTTTAGATTACTCACTGGAAATTTTGCCTACCGTGCCTTAGTCTTTCACGTTGCCTTATGTGTTTTGATTATGCTTTCTGTGTTAGAATTCAATACTATCACAATTCAGAAGGAGTAAGCGGACAGTAAAAATTTTGACGGTTTCTTGCTATCAAAGATAAATCTTAAttcttctttccagaaaaaaaaccctgaattgtGATTATGAATTAACTGATGATGTAAGGGCAATATCACAATTCTACTTTGGCTACTAAGACGATATATTCATCAGCTGATCTTGGAAGaggcaaaaaaagtgaaaacagaagTTGTTTTCATCTTGCTACTAATCTCTCAAACTACTTTGATCCCTGTTACAAAAGTACCTCAGTGGCTCTCAACCTTTCCATTTTTGGGGCAGTATGCAGAAGTACAAAGTTGGCTTTCTCAGTGAGAAGCAGGACCTAGGTCCATGACACTCGAGTTGGACTATCTTGGTCTAGAACATGCATGTGTACATGCTACGTTAATAGGAGTAACCAACTACAATCACTGTCCATCATCAACTACTGACAGTGATAACTTTCTTCCAACCAGTGttcctgaaaattttatttaaaaaacatagcAAACAACCCTCtctatatacagaaaaaaatgcattcatgttGAACTGTCAAGCTGTCACAATAACCAACTAACTTCCAGCAGGAGGAAATaatctctgaagtgcaagtttGCCTTAAAAGACAAATTCTAATCAAGACTTTCAGAATTCAAAACTTACCTCCTGTTTCTTAGTACTTTGTATCATGAAGACCTTAGATGACAAAATCCAACTAAACAAATCCCAGgtccttttctctgtgtttggagCAGACTCCATAAGTTCTTTCAGGCTTGGTAGAGCGTTGGTATCTGCAAGCTAACAAGACAAGCATTTAGTACAAGCTCCTTATTTTCATTATGATTAAAGAGAGACCTctagtgaaaagaaaacaatatttcaaCCTAATAAGTTATAAACTGAAAAGCAGTTTCTGTTCTGACATATAAACAATTGTATTCAGTTTGTGGGAAAGTTTGTCACTCATCCTAACAACAAATACCAGACAAGtcataaaatatttgtgtttaccAAGAATATCTATAAGGTACACACAAGAATAATCAGGCAAGCTCCTGAAAGAAAACCACCTGTCACAATACAGGATCTGCAGTGGGATAAACACAGAGGGCCTGTTCAGGCCGTGTAAAATACAAACCCTTCAAAATTGATCTGAATTTCAGATAGGGCAAGCTCTTAAAACGCCCTGTATCCCAGCACGGGATCTGGAAGTTTTCACGTGTGGGTCTATTGGTCAGAATCCCAAATGTACCTTAAAACCTGGATTCCGTGACCGGATAAACAATTCATTCGGCTTTATTCGTAACCCCGAGGCGCTGCTGCCCTCACCTCAGAGGTTGTACAACCTCACGTCTCCCCCAGAACAGCCCAGGCACGTTCGGCCTGGGCTCCCCCATCTACCTAGCCCTTTCACAAGGCCGCTTCCTCACTCCAGAGGCAGAACACCCCATTCCCGGTTCGGATATACACCCTCGGGCCGGGGGCACTGGCACTCACCAGCCCCTCGAAGTCCTTGGTGTCGCCGCCCGCGTAGCGGCCCGGGAAGGGCCTCAGCGCCGAGTCCCGCTTGTAGCTCTGCAGCGCGGCGGCGAAGAGGCTGCACCGCAGGTCGGCGGCCAGCGGgtccctccccgccgcctccctGACGCGGGAGGCCGcctcgccggggccggggccgggcggtggCATGCCCGGCGGGGGCTGCCGAGCGGCGGCCGCTCCGGGAAGGCGAGAGCTCCCGCCCGGCCGGCGTCGCCCCTTCCGCCTCGCCGCCgcggcctcggcctggccccgccgctccgccccgccgccgtgCGGCCGCTTttccccgccccgcgccgctccgGCGCTCTCCTGCCCTGCACGGCCGCGCTGCTGGGGCTGCAACGGCGGCGGTTGTTCCCGTTCCTCGGGgacggggaggagggaggcttgGGGGAGCGGCGCCTTCCCCTCGGGAAGAGACCGGGGCGGGGGTGCGGAATGGCGCCTTCCTCTCAGGTAGAGATCTGGAGACGGgaacggggtggggggagatggcGCCTTTCCCTCAGGTAGAGACCTGGAGAGGGTACAGGGGGGAAATGGCGCTTTTCCCTCAGGTAGAGACCTGGAGAGGGTACAGGGGGGAAATGGCGCTTTTCCCTCAGGTAGAGACCTGGAGAGGGTACAGGGGGGAAATGGCGCTTTTCCCTCAGGTAGAGACCTGGAGAGGGTACAGGGGGGAAATGGCGCTTTTCCCTCAGGTAGAGACCTGGAGAGGGTACAGGGGGGAAATGGCGCTTTTCCCTCAGGTAGAGACCTGGAGAGGGTACAG
This window of the Accipiter gentilis chromosome 10, bAccGen1.1, whole genome shotgun sequence genome carries:
- the PARP16 gene encoding protein mono-ADP-ribosyltransferase PARP16, yielding MPPPGPGPGEAASRVREAAGRDPLAADLRCSLFAAALQSYKRDSALRPFPGRYAGGDTKDFEGLLADTNALPSLKELMESAPNTEKRTWDLFSWILSSKVFMIQSTKKQEYEKIQELTGMSGAVVPAPDYLFEIVYCDQMNTKFAETKGERDLIYAFHGSRLENFHSILHNGLHCHLNRTSLFGEGTYLTSDLSLALLYSPHGLGWQRSALGSILSCVAVCEIIDHPDVKCQVKKKDSKEIDRKRARVKNSEGGDVPQKYFVVTNNQLLRVKYLLVYSQKQHRRPSSQSSWFYTHRFAVMMMLYLLLLIVIGASNSPAFVYYWHRMFDSER